Proteins encoded in a region of the Vicia villosa cultivar HV-30 ecotype Madison, WI linkage group LG5, Vvil1.0, whole genome shotgun sequence genome:
- the LOC131605930 gene encoding uncharacterized protein LOC131605930: MDTREELQQHQQLWDRMLSQNRFKMNLMYAAMNDNENLVDWRSIFHKNLARPRANFITWMLCHEKLATKDRLMRFNMITDSVCSICKTTDETVAHLIFECRENKEVWCQVLQWIDKDHRPLPWAEELKWVTKEVNKKGWKACLLRMAFFETVYGIWHRRNSIVFANSINTNIVKSIIDNIVYRSWLYRKLRNHVALLMM, translated from the coding sequence ATGGATACTAGAGAAGAACTGCAGCAACATCAACAACTGTGGGACAGAATGCTGAGCCAGAATAGATTCAAGATGAATCTGATGTATGCAGCCATGAATGATAATGAGAATTTGGTGGATTGGAGGAGTATTTTCCATAAAAATTTGGCTAGACCCAGGGCAAATTTTATTACTTGGATGTTGTGTCATGAGAAACTTGCGACTAAGGATAGGCTCATGAGATTCAATATGATTACGGATAGTGTTTGCAGTATATGTAAGACAACTGATGAAACTGTTGCCCATCTAATTTTTGAGTGCAGGGAGAATAAGGAGGTGTGGTGCCAAGTTTTGCAGTGGATTGACAAGGATCATCGACCACTTCCTTGGGCTGAGGAATTGAAATGGGTGACAAAGGAAGTAAATAAGAAAGGCTGGAAAGCTTGCCTTTTGAGAATGGCTTTTTTCGAAACTGTATATGGTATCTGGCATAGAAGAAATAGTATAGTTTTTGCCAATAGTATAAACACAAATATAGTGAAAAGCATCATAGACAATATTGTTTATAGAAGTTGGCTTTATAGGAAGCTTAGAAATCATGTTGCTCTTTTGATGATGTAA